The Streptomyces sp. CC0208 genome window below encodes:
- a CDS encoding esterase-like activity of phytase family protein, with protein sequence MQLRTVLATTTAALAAAACLTVAGPAVASAPAPVNHACSPSVSLDRFSDVLDKTTYDGTFVGNLSALAVDRDGSLAALSDRSALFDLDERTLAPESVVPLADEKGAALDSEGLVIDKDGTRLITSETEPSIRRYSADGRILDRLPVPAALQVAPAGRATANQTFEGLTLMNGGRTLLASMEYALSGDTAGTVRFQTWTRTKNNHFKPAAQYAYRTDAAFLGVPEVQALPDGRLLVLERGFTSGVGNTVRLYLADPRHATDTSGIENLTGQSGVRLIRKTLLTDIASCPTLGATAKQPQPNPLLDNIEGMVVTGHQKGHEKGQEKGRLKVLLVSDDNQNAVQTTRFSYLSVRV encoded by the coding sequence ATGCAGCTGAGAACCGTACTCGCGACCACCACCGCGGCCCTGGCGGCGGCGGCCTGTCTGACAGTGGCAGGACCCGCCGTCGCCTCGGCCCCGGCTCCGGTGAACCACGCCTGCTCGCCGTCCGTCTCCCTCGACCGCTTCTCCGACGTGCTCGACAAGACGACGTACGACGGCACCTTCGTCGGCAACCTCTCCGCGCTCGCCGTGGACCGGGACGGCTCGCTCGCCGCCCTCTCGGACCGCTCCGCCCTCTTCGACCTGGACGAGAGGACCCTCGCACCGGAGTCGGTTGTCCCGCTCGCCGACGAGAAGGGCGCCGCGCTGGACTCCGAGGGGCTGGTGATCGACAAGGACGGCACCCGGCTGATCACCTCCGAGACCGAGCCGTCGATCCGCCGCTACAGCGCCGACGGCAGGATCCTGGACCGCCTCCCCGTCCCGGCCGCCCTCCAGGTCGCCCCGGCGGGCCGCGCCACCGCGAACCAGACCTTCGAGGGCCTGACCCTCATGAACGGCGGCCGCACCCTGCTGGCCTCCATGGAGTACGCGCTCTCCGGTGACACGGCCGGAACCGTCCGCTTCCAGACCTGGACCCGGACCAAGAACAACCACTTCAAGCCCGCCGCCCAGTACGCCTACCGCACCGACGCCGCCTTCCTCGGCGTCCCCGAGGTCCAGGCCCTCCCCGACGGCCGCCTCCTCGTCCTGGAACGCGGCTTCACCTCCGGCGTCGGCAACACGGTCCGCCTGTACCTGGCCGACCCCCGCCACGCGACGGACACGAGCGGCATCGAGAACCTGACGGGCCAGTCCGGCGTACGGCTGATCAGGAAGACGCTGCTCACGGACATCGCGAGCTGCCCCACCCTGGGCGCCACGGCGAAGCAGCCCCAGCCGAACCCCCTCCTCGACAACATCGAGGGCATGGTGGTCACGGGTCACCAGAAGGGCCACGAGAAGGGCCAGGAGAAGGGCCGCCTGAAGGTCCTCCTGGTGAGCGACGACAACCAGAACGCGGTGCAGACCACCCGGTTCTCCTACCTGAGCGTGCGGGTCTGA